Within the Roseicitreum antarcticum genome, the region GTGCGGCGCGGGTGGATACCGAACCGGCCCGGCGCGGCCCACCCTACTGATCGCCTCGATGCAGAACCTGCGCCGGGGCGGCATGTGGCGTTATGGTTACGACATTGCGTCCGCCACAGCGTTTTGCCCCATGTTCTTCAGGGCGGCATGGATCGCCGCAGGGTCGATATCGTCATGCTCGGCGATGACCACCAGACGGCCGCGCCGCGCTTCGCCCGCGCCCCAGGGGCGGTCGAATTGCTGGCGCACCCGCGCGCCGACTGCCTGTACCAATAGGCGCATGGGCTTGCCCGCAACGCTGGCGTAGCCCTTGACCCGCAGGATGTTGTGGTCGCGCGCGAGTCCTTCGATAGCAGCAACCAGATGCGCGGGATCGGCCAGTTCGGGGATATCCACCACGATGCTCTCAAAATCGTCATGGTCGTGGTCATCATCGGCCCCGTCGTGATGGCTGGGCCGCGCCGCAAGGTCGTCCTCGGCAGCGGCACCAAGCCCGAGGATGATGCGTGGGTCCACCGCGCCCTCGGTCACTTCGATCATCGGCAGCGGACGGGGCGTTTCCGCCGCGATCAGCGCGCGGGCGCGCGCCACGCCGTCCGGTCCGGCAAGGTCGCATTTGGTCAGCAAGATGATGTCGGCGCAGGCGATCTGATCCTCGAACACCTCGGACAGAGGGGTCTCATGGTCGAGGCTGTCGTCAGCCAATCGCTGGGCATCCACGCGGGCCACATCGGGCGCGAAGCGACCATCGGCCACCGCTTCGGCATCCGCCAGGGCAATCACACCGTCCACTGTGATGCGTGAGCGGATATCAGGCCAGTCGAAGGCCTTCAGCAACGGTTTCGGCAGCGCCAGGCCCGAGGTTTCGATCAAGATGTGATCGGGGCGGGGCGTCAAGGCCATCAGCGCCTCAATCGTGGGGATGAAATCGTCGGCGACGGTGCAACAAATGCAGCCGTTGGCCAGCTCCACGATGTTTTCCGCCGGGCAGTCGGGGATGGCGCAGCCCTTGAGGATCTCGCCATCCACGCCGACGTCGCCGAATTCGTTGACCACGACGGCAAGGCGCCGCCCGCCGGGATTGGCCATCAGGTGGCGGACCAGCGTTGTCTTGCCAGATCCCAGGAAGCCAGTGATGACGGTCACCGGAAGTTTGGCGAGGGCCGAGGGGGTGGGGCCTGCGGGTTTGGGGGCGGTTGCGTCAGTCATGGGCGATATCCTTGGTTGCAGGGCGTGGGGCCGAATTGACAGATGGGGCAGCGGGTGGGGCTGTAAAGACCGGCGGCAGGCGGGCGACACAATTGCGCTTGAAATGCTCGGGCCGCTCGCGCCACGGGATTAGGCCGTCAGCGGTGGCGTGGTAGCGTCGCGCGCCGTCCACGACCATATCGGCCTGCGTGTTGGCATCGACATTGCCAAAGACATAGGACCAGCGTTCGCCGCCGCGCAGCGCGATGGTGCAACCCGCGTCGCAGTTTTGCAAACATTCGACCGCATGCAGCCGGATCCCCAAGCCCAGATCGCGCGCTGCCAGATCGTCGAACAACAACTGGCCGGGGCGGCGGGCATCTTGTGGCACCTCCTGTCCGCTGCGGCATTTGACGCAGACCATAAGGTCTGTTTCGGGCAGCGGCACGGCGGTCCCGAAAGGGGCGCCAACACCCGGCTTTTGCGCTAGATCGTCCATCGGCTTCACCCTTCGTGCATTCGGGCGCGGGCAGGGTGGCGGGGTAGGGTCCGATCCCTGCAATCAGGGGCGCGGGCGCACATCCCGACACCAGAACACCCCGTCCGGTTTCGTCCAATCCTGTTGGCAGGTCTCCCGGCTTGCGGATTTCGGCGGGCTGCCCTTGATGGGGGAGCTGGCCTGCGGCTGTCCTGCCTTCCCAGTCCGGTCGGACCAGTGGCTGCGGGCAACCTTTCCGGTTACGGTCGCGGGGGCGGCTGTGCGCATCGCCTGGGTCGGAGACTGCACATTCCCTTTTCACCTGCTCGCGCAGGCACCAACGTGTTCGGTGGTGCCTTGAACCGGCGGAATTGTCAAGCGCAAGCGCGGATGCGCCCGCCTGTGTCAGTGGGGACAGCACGGGTAAAGATTGCACGGGGTTGGATCACAAGGGCCGGTGGCGCCGCATCCCCGCGGCGCGATTTCAGCGGTCGCCCTGCAATCTGTACGCCCAACGCACCGACAGGGGGCAGTCCTCGAAAAGGATACATGTTGTGACGCCCAAGCGTCGGGCCCGCCCCAGACGCATATGAACCGGCCTTAACGCTCTTTGGCATCCTGCCCAGCAGGCTGCTTTTGCGGTGTCAGACCGACTCTATCGTCTCTGTAATGAGCAACAGGCAGGCCGGGTCTGAAAAGCGGTGGTCGGCGCCTTGCACCAGCGTAAGGCGGATGTCTGGCCCGGCTGCGTGATCCAGCAGCCGCAGTGCGGCCGCAGGCACCACATCGGTGTCCGCAGTGCCTTGCAGCAGGCGCACAGGGAAAGGCAGCGGCAGGGCGGTGCGCAGCACCAGATGGTCGCGCCCATCCTCGATCAGGCGGCGGGTGATGATGTAGGGCGTCTCGGAATAGTCCGAAGGCAGGGCGATCTGCCCGTCGGCCATCAGGGACGCGCGCTGGGGCGTGGTGAACGTCGCCCACATGCTGTCTTCAGTGAAATCGGGCGCGGCAGCGATGCCGATCAGCCCCGCCACGCGGTCCGGCAGGCTGCGTGCCAGTAGAAGCGCGATCCAGCCGCCCATGGACGAACCGACGAGGATCTGTGGCCCCGCAGTGAGCGCGCTCAGCACCGCGCGGGCGTCAGCAAACCAGTCGCCGATCGCCCCCTCCTCGAAGGTGCCGGAGGACTGGCCGTGACCAGAATAATCGAACCGCAGGAAGGCGCGGCCGTGCTTGCGCGCCCATTCCTCCAGATGCAGCGCCTTGGAGCCGTTCATGTCGGACCTGAACCCACCTAGAAAGATCACGCCGGGGCGGGTGCTCTGGTCTGGCGTGGCGGGGAGTTTGTGGTAGGCGATCTGGCGACCATCAGGCGTTTCCAAGCGTTGCGGGGGGGGCGGATGGTCGGACATTGCGAAACTCCTCTCGGGGCGGGTGTGCGCCCGGGTTTACCCCTGTGGCGCTATTGCCAGACCATAACCGATCCGTCGCGCGGGTGACAGGGCGCGTGGGCGCGCGCGCCGGTCTTGTGTCGTTACCCCTGTTGCCCGACAAGGCCTTCTGGGCGCTTGACATTGCCTGCAATTTTGCGTCATCACGCCTTTGAAATAAACCCGCAACCGGGCGCACCCGTAGGCGCCAAAACGACGAGGATGCCCACGATGGCCCAGATC harbors:
- the cobW gene encoding cobalamin biosynthesis protein CobW, with protein sequence MTDATAPKPAGPTPSALAKLPVTVITGFLGSGKTTLVRHLMANPGGRRLAVVVNEFGDVGVDGEILKGCAIPDCPAENIVELANGCICCTVADDFIPTIEALMALTPRPDHILIETSGLALPKPLLKAFDWPDIRSRITVDGVIALADAEAVADGRFAPDVARVDAQRLADDSLDHETPLSEVFEDQIACADIILLTKCDLAGPDGVARARALIAAETPRPLPMIEVTEGAVDPRIILGLGAAAEDDLAARPSHHDGADDDHDHDDFESIVVDIPELADPAHLVAAIEGLARDHNILRVKGYASVAGKPMRLLVQAVGARVRQQFDRPWGAGEARRGRLVVIAEHDDIDPAAIHAALKNMGQNAVADAMS
- a CDS encoding DUF1636 family protein — translated: MVCVKCRSGQEVPQDARRPGQLLFDDLAARDLGLGIRLHAVECLQNCDAGCTIALRGGERWSYVFGNVDANTQADMVVDGARRYHATADGLIPWRERPEHFKRNCVARLPPVFTAPPAAPSVNSAPRPATKDIAHD
- a CDS encoding alpha/beta hydrolase, with the translated sequence MSDHPPPPQRLETPDGRQIAYHKLPATPDQSTRPGVIFLGGFRSDMNGSKALHLEEWARKHGRAFLRFDYSGHGQSSGTFEEGAIGDWFADARAVLSALTAGPQILVGSSMGGWIALLLARSLPDRVAGLIGIAAAPDFTEDSMWATFTTPQRASLMADGQIALPSDYSETPYIITRRLIEDGRDHLVLRTALPLPFPVRLLQGTADTDVVPAAALRLLDHAAGPDIRLTLVQGADHRFSDPACLLLITETIESV